One window of the Anomaloglossus baeobatrachus isolate aAnoBae1 chromosome 12, aAnoBae1.hap1, whole genome shotgun sequence genome contains the following:
- the LOC142257624 gene encoding olfactory receptor 6N2-like, with amino-acid sequence MLIPQMNRKNQTWFDDFYLQGFANTENYHIGLFFIFFLTYLLTLSGNMIIVLMVRLHLHLHTPMYFFITNLSLLEIWYISTTAPKLLAILATNDKRVSFRWCFAQLYMFHGLGMTECCLLAVMSFDRYMAICKPLRYTSIINDRMCRHLALLCWIYGFIAATLPLSFTITVPFCGLRDIDHFFCDLAPLLNLACIDTSLNSKVNRCVIGFATMSNFIFIIIMYINIIYSILRMKTNTGRIKAFSTCSSHITVVMLIYITAFTVYAGPKAWHSVDYDKMFAVVYAMFTPLMNPIIYSLRNKDVIMAVKKTFNLTYKKK; translated from the coding sequence ATGTTGATTCCTCAGATGAACAGGAAGAACCAGACTTGGTTTGATGACTTTTATCTTCAAGGATTTGCTAACACTGAGAATTATCATATtggtttgtttttcatttttttcttaacCTATTTACTCACTCTGTCTGGTAACATGATCATTGTTTTAATGGTTCGTCTTCACCTTCATCTTCACACCCCGATGTATTTCTTCATCACCAACCTATCCTTGCTGGAGATCTGGTACATATCAACTACGGCACCAAAACTTTTAGCTATTCTTGCAACCAATGATAAGAGAGTGTCATTCCGATGGTGCTTTGCCCAGTTGTACATGTTCCATGGACTTGGCATGACGGAATGTTGCTTGTTAGCCGTGATGTCCTTTGACCGATATATGGCCATCTGTAAGCCTCTGAGATATACTAGCATCATAAATGATAGAATGTGTAGACATCTAGCCCTGCTTTGTTGGATTTATGGCTTCATAGCCGCAACTTTACCACTGAGCTTTACCATAACAGTGCCATTCTGTGGTCTACGGGACATAGATCATTTCTTTTGTGACCTTGCTCCTCTGTTGAACTTGGCCTGTATAGACACGTCCCTTAATAGTAAAGTTAATAGGTGTGTAATAGGCTTTGCTACCATGTCTAATTTTATATTTATCATAATCATGTACATCAATATTATATATTCTATTCTTCGGATGAAAACGAACACGGGACGAATTAAGGCTTTTTCCACCTGTTCATCTCATATCACTGTGGTGATGCTGATATATATCACGGCATTTACTGTTTATGCTGGTCCCAAAGCCTGGCACTCGGTGGACTATGACAAGATGTTTGCCGTGGTATATGCAATGTTCACCCCTTTAATGAACCCAATTATATATAGTCTGCGAAATAAAGATGTAATAATGGCAGTAAAAAAAACTTTCAATCTGACCTACAAGAAAAAGTAA
- the LOC142257626 gene encoding olfactory receptor 12D1-like, whose protein sequence is MEVYNETYILNEFILMGITNQPWLQKFLFAFVFFFYLLDIFGNLTIVLLAIKDPTLQSPMYFLLGNLSFLDLLFSSVTVPKMMFGFLMENNISVKGCITQMYFFHFLGCTEGVLLASMGYDRYVAICHPLRYVSIMGRSTCILLVLTSFVTGATTSLIHAIMTSQLPFCNIKRIKHFFCDVKPVIKLACKDINVNEVTLATVSGFLSTGTFSLTILSYIYIIIHILKIKTSKGRSKIFSTCSSHLTIVILFYGTTMCTYLGPSSENSLEKDRIAAILFTVFTPTLNPIIYTLRNKEVKKAVRKLIQRSLHF, encoded by the coding sequence ATGGAAGTATATAATGAAACATATATACTAAATGAATTCATCCTTATGGGAATCACCAACCAGCCATGGCTCCAGAAATTCCTCTTTGCCTTTGTCTTCTTTTTCTACCTTTTGGACATTTTTGGCAATCTAACCATAGTTTTATTAGCAATCAAGGATCCTACTCTACAGTCACCAATGTATTTCCTGCTTGGCAACCTTTCCTTTTTGGATTTGCTATTTTCTTCAGTGACCGTTCCAAAGATGATGTTTGGGTTTCTCATGGAGAACAACATTTCAGTCAAAGGCTGTATCACCCaaatgtatttcttccattttttggGATGCACAGAAGGTGTCCTCCTGGCTTCCATGGGTTATGACCGATATGTTGCGATTTGCCACCCACTACGATATGTAAGCATTATGGGGAGGTCTACTTGTATCTTGTTGGTGTTAACATCTTTTGTAACAGGTGCTACGACTTCATTAATTCATGCTATTATGACATCCCAGCTACCATTTTGTAATATTAAAAGAATTAAACATTTTTTCTGTGATGTGAAACCTGTAATAAAGTTGGCATGTAAAGACATCAATGTGAACGAGGTCACCTTGGCCACGGTTAGTGGATTTCTGAGCACAGGCACTTTTTCTTTGACCATTCTCTCCTATATTTATATCATTATTCACATTCTAAAGATAAAAACGTCCAAAGGAAGGTCCAAGATATTCTCGACATGTTCTTCACACTTGACCATTGTCATCTTGTTTTATGGGACAACAATGTGCACTTACCTTGGACCTTCTTCCGAGAATTCACTGGAAAAAGACAGGATTGCCGCCATATTGTTTACAGTTTTTACTCCGACATTGAACCCGATCATTTACACATTAAGAAATAAAGAAGTTAAGAAAGCAGTAAGAAAACTTATACAAAGGTCATTGCATTTTTAG